From Manihot esculenta cultivar AM560-2 chromosome 18, M.esculenta_v8, whole genome shotgun sequence:
atttgataataatatttagtaaataacattttgtttaaattgaaaaaattgataaattgaattaattcaaaattttaatttaattttttatttattttgatttgatttgatttaattttttattttaaaaattttaattatttcgatttgattcgatttaattttgatcataaaaaattaaaaaaattgaatgtaTTAAtgatagtatattattttttataatatagagattagattataattaaaattaaaatattttaattaaattttaaaatattaaaaataaattataaaaaataaaaaaattttaaaaaaatttaaccgattaaactaaattaaattaaatttctattcaaaattaatttaatttaattttcataaatattaaaattttaatttttaatttaattaatttaattcgattttaaatcaaatctattaaaatttttaatttatttaattttatttaatttttaaatcaaaccaactaaaatttttaaattaaatcaattaaaatttttaatttatttaattttaatttttaatttatttaatttgaattagcCATTATTTTCCGTTGGATTTTGCTTATTCTGATTTTGCttacttctttttcttttgtccaATGATTTTGCTTACTTAGCTCAACCAAGATTTGGCGGATATCGCAAGCATCATCAACTCTTTCACGggttttttctaattttagaaACCTTTTCTTTTGGTGTGCATATATATGATTATATTTAACgcgaaatgttttttttttttttttccaaatatgattcaaattaaaaattttgatgtgACATGCTCGTAAACACaagaatatataaaatacaaaaCTCTTAATTAACTTTTCTGTGAATGactcattatttaaatttatttatataaataattaatttaatatttaataataatatttaaatttatcaactATATAAAGGCTACTGAACCTGTGTGATATACCAAATTCATTTGTTGTGATATAGAAATTAAGGCATGGCTCTCAAGGGGAAGCTGGAGACTGTGCTAGAACTGAAGTCAAGTCCTGAGAAATTCTTGAATCTTTGGAAGGAGCAAGCCCACCAGGTTCCTAATCATACTCCTACCAATATTCAAGGAGTTCATCTACATGAAGGTGATTGGAATACTCATGGCTGCATCAAGATCTGGAAGTATAATATAGGTAAAGCTACTTCAACTCTcaaaatcttataattttaattttagatattaaaaaGGTTTGActaaatcataaaattttaaataattttaaataaatttcttgCAATTTTAATGctgtttatatataaaaatttacaagcACAGAAGGAAGATCTGAGATTTTTAAAGAGAAGACTGAAGTAGACGAGGAAAAAAAGGTGGTAACTATTATAGGTTTGGAAGGTGATGCGTTCAAACTTTACAAGGTCTACACTGCCATCTGGGAACTCACATCCAACGGAGAAGGAAGCTTGACAAAACTGACGCTTGAGTATGAGAAGCTGAATGAGGATGTTCCCGTTCCTAACAATTACCTGGATTTAATAATTAGCATGACTAAGGATATTGATGAAGAAATCACTAAAATTAtactaaattgaataaaattaaaagtatggGAAATAatctactaaaaataaaaaaatttggccgtttttatctatttttccttcaaattaaataaatgtgaTCATGTCTTAGATCGGCTATGCATTAGGATTGGATAAGAATTGGTCCAGTATAACTGTGTGGTGTGTTATGTTGCAAGTTTTGAATAAAATGGTGAAGCTCTTCTGGTAGCTTCATGGATTATATATTTTTGTTCATTGAAATGTTCTCCCTgtgtattttttatatgaattttattcaaatataaatcATACTGGCAGTAGAAATTTACAAATTTGCAAAtcaatttcattttataaatcATATTGGCAGTAGCTTCATGGACTAttatttagataataataattattattattctgatTTTGCATATTCTATACCATATTTAATGTGGAAAAGTAGGGTGAAGTCTagtatgattttaagtattttgagcttttaaattcTCAAATTGTCTGATCATTTATTTCTTACTCGTGTATATATGCTCATCTCAAATTATCTCTCAACTTGTCATGACAAAAGAGCAAATTTAGCAACTTAATAGAAAAAGTATGAAATTAGAATATAAGCATAGATTCTTCAGAGATGTAAAAGGAATTCATGCCCATATTTAGAGTGGGTTTCTTGCATTTCCATGTACATCAACAATTCATACATCAAATGACAATCATAGGTTTAGTGGACAAAGAAATTCAAACGGATGAATTTTGATCGGACAGATTCACCGGGACACTTACATCATAATTTGATTTTACGAAGAAATTAATAAATCGAAATTAGTGATTAGAAAATTAATGGAGTTATCATTAATTTGGTAAGTTCAGGGTTTTAGAAAATTTGAGTGTGTGGTTTTTAAGAAGAGTTAAGCGGTGTGAAATTATAATTGGTTCAGGGATATATATATTTGGATCGTCCTAATATTTTCTGTTCTTCATACCATCAAATTGAATAGAGATATCTCTTGGCAGATATATCAAGCGACTTATTAATGGTGGACAGTGGGATAATAAATACAGAGCTAATTAGTCATGTTACTATTTTCATACAGATCACATCAATCCATTCCATAACATACATATTTAtgatttcaataaatattaGTGGAACCGATCATTACGTTGAaagtatgtaacgacccggaaatcggaccgctatcggcgctaagatccagatcggcataaggccaccgggacccgtagcaagcctgatatatatcctgtaaacctgtttaatcccatacatgatccacaattacataaaaatttgaaactttctcattcatttaccaaactcaacctgtgcatatataattcataaacataaacatcaatcccataatggagtcctcaacaatactccaatggggtaacataacatatattaagtttggttaaacataaacatcattaaaatcatgtactcaaagggattaacaacatactagggtcaagcacaattctatcctcaataacatcattacattacataactattcaatactttacaattcatcatgtccacatctaactattacataacataactttactcttcttgacctcttggcctatcccgtacctgcatacctgggggattagggaaatggggtgagctactagagcccagtgagcagaataataaaacattatatttaaagttcatgctctcatgaaatgcatcatatcacaaacaaatcacattaaggatgaacttgtcacccatagccctctacatatccaatagtgccagggacatagaatgggtctgtaatacccggctagactccggtatcggaattcctaccgtccggtggaatttgggtgtcggaaacctctagaagggtaaaagcatgtttttataaaatgttttcatgtattttaatgttttaagtatgatcttaaataagtttttgcatgaaaattctttaaggaaaaacccaggttcggccgccgaaactcactttcggccgccgaacatgcatggactttgggaggcacgttaggcccccgaaagtctaagtgagggaagtgcaggttcggccgccgaacctcatgttcggccgccgaacattgcatggatgcggaggcacattcggcccccgaacgtggcctggccagccactataaaagggtccccttggtccgcacgggcgagctttttctctcccattgtcggccaaggtgagtctccaccgttcctccctcgatcttgagtgtttcctctagatctttcatggttttaacaagtttataactttgttttgaagatttgtgagctttgagcaagttttgagtgcttggaggttcaaagagcttaatctctccatctccaagctaggatcgctttcctctcgtttcttcaagaggtaagggtcgatcttgaaccctttttatgttttaaacgagttttaagtaagatctatgggtagaatgcatgttagggtttatgttaaacctatgggtttttgatg
This genomic window contains:
- the LOC110607105 gene encoding MLP-like protein 328 produces the protein MALKGKLETVLELKSSPEKFLNLWKEQAHQVPNHTPTNIQGVHLHEGDWNTHGCIKIWKYNIEGRSEIFKEKTEVDEEKKVVTIIGLEGDAFKLYKVYTAIWELTSNGEGSLTKLTLEYEKLNEDVPVPNNYLDLIISMTKDIDEEITKIILN